In the Solibacillus sp. FSL K6-1523 genome, one interval contains:
- a CDS encoding B12-binding domain-containing radical SAM protein, which produces MKIVLSTLNAKYIHTNLAIRCLKASAQPEFDSVLAEYTIKDPAFNIVSDLFQMKPDVVGFSCYIWNIRETIEVIQMLKTVLPDVKIVLGGPEVSYDVHDWLRNNKEIDFIIMGEGEMSFKELLHYFNGEISLEKVPGICYLEDNKVKIHAQPAKIDLRELASPFRFEEDVSHLGKRIQYIETSRGCPFSCQFCLSSIEVGVRYFNREKIKEDIRYLMDNGARTIKFVDRTFNISRSYAMEMFQFLIDEHKPGVVFQFEITADIMRPEVIQFLNENAPRGLFRFEIGVQSTNDLTNDLVKRRQNFEKLTRTVTMVKEGGKIDQHLDLIAGLPEEDYASFRKTFNDVFEMRPEELQLGFLKLLRGTGLRLEAKKFGYTYVDIAPYEIFSNNVLTFDDIVRIKHAEDVLEKYWNAHRMDNTIEYLVAHVFETPFDFFQNFGTYWETKGWSRIGHQLEDLFNRLIEFLQTLDHVDLDIVISLMKYDYLLAQQFQPRKSWWNDRLTEEEMKTVYTRIKENPAVVGTNFAEMLVSERDLFKHSLILPFHVDLATYTLGQPTKKTGYLFTYFRNGQAPYFYTFN; this is translated from the coding sequence ATGAAAATAGTTTTAAGTACGTTAAACGCCAAATATATCCATACAAATTTAGCTATTCGCTGCCTCAAAGCTAGCGCCCAGCCTGAATTTGATAGTGTTTTGGCTGAATATACCATTAAAGACCCTGCCTTTAATATCGTTTCGGATTTATTTCAAATGAAACCAGATGTCGTTGGATTTAGCTGTTACATTTGGAATATAAGGGAAACAATCGAAGTTATCCAAATGCTCAAAACTGTACTACCCGATGTTAAAATTGTGCTCGGAGGTCCTGAAGTATCCTACGATGTACATGATTGGTTAAGAAATAATAAAGAAATTGACTTTATTATTATGGGTGAAGGCGAAATGTCTTTCAAAGAATTATTACACTATTTTAACGGTGAAATTTCTTTAGAAAAAGTACCCGGAATTTGTTATTTAGAAGACAATAAAGTAAAAATCCACGCACAGCCTGCTAAAATTGACTTACGTGAACTAGCATCCCCTTTCCGCTTTGAGGAAGATGTATCGCATTTAGGTAAAAGAATTCAATACATTGAAACAAGTCGCGGCTGTCCTTTTAGCTGTCAATTTTGCTTGTCTTCAATTGAAGTTGGTGTTCGCTACTTTAACCGTGAGAAAATTAAAGAAGATATCCGCTATTTAATGGACAATGGCGCACGAACAATTAAATTCGTTGACCGTACATTTAATATTAGCCGCAGCTACGCGATGGAAATGTTCCAATTTTTAATTGATGAGCATAAGCCAGGTGTTGTGTTCCAATTTGAAATTACAGCAGATATTATGCGTCCTGAAGTCATCCAATTTTTAAATGAAAATGCACCAAGAGGGCTTTTCCGTTTTGAAATTGGTGTTCAATCAACAAATGATTTAACGAATGATTTAGTAAAACGTCGTCAAAACTTTGAAAAACTGACACGTACTGTCACGATGGTTAAAGAAGGCGGAAAAATTGATCAGCATTTAGATTTAATTGCGGGCTTACCAGAGGAAGATTACGCTTCTTTCCGTAAAACATTTAATGATGTATTTGAAATGCGTCCTGAAGAGCTACAGCTTGGTTTCTTAAAGCTATTACGCGGGACTGGCTTACGTCTTGAAGCTAAAAAATTCGGTTATACGTATGTTGATATTGCGCCGTATGAAATATTCTCAAATAACGTGTTAACATTTGATGATATTGTCCGCATTAAACATGCTGAGGATGTTTTAGAGAAATATTGGAATGCCCATCGCATGGACAATACAATCGAATATTTAGTCGCGCATGTATTTGAAACACCTTTTGATTTCTTCCAAAACTTCGGAACATATTGGGAAACGAAAGGCTGGTCACGTATCGGGCATCAGTTAGAAGATTTATTTAACCGATTAATCGAATTTTTACAAACGCTTGATCATGTTGATTTAGACATCGTCATTAGCTTAATGAAATACGATTATTTACTTGCACAACAATTCCAACCGCGCAAGTCATGGTGGAATGACCGATTAACAGAAGAGGAAATGAAAACTGTTTACACACGTATTAAAGAAAATCCAGCTGTAGTAGGTACTAACTTTGCTGAGATGTTGGTGAGTGAGCGTGACTTATTCAAGCACTCGTTAATTTTGCCATTCCATGTTGATTTAGCTACGTACACATTAGGACAGCCAACGAAAAAAACAGGCTATTTGTTCACGTACTTCCGCAATGGACAAGCACCTTATTTTTATACATTTAATTAA
- a CDS encoding ATP-binding protein, translated as METHINHLLEGLFQQADELIIALNCSRKIEFMNTKAAEALQISNTISSHLQLTDESILEWTHFIEKLQHEPTASCSITIINQEKSEINVKMIGNLIKDKQLIFGRVTLCHTAKKERTEINDFVPLQQLINGISNGVLLTSLNGKISVANHTALELLNRDFRQIENRSHDCLFEDCSYESHLIFNYYDKLLKKETAKIIVKKYDESGRIKYLHFESRVDEVLGVLFTTITDQSEKILLLEKVEHQKTLTIVGQNVATIAHEIRNPMTSIQGFLQMIRVYSDEQNHEYFNIVESELQRMDDLLKDLLDFSKPKKLDLAYVNLKNIMHEVIDILQPKAILSNTIIECEYDDIGEPIMYGNENRLKQMMINLVKNALESVEDGGYVRVYLGYKSKDCIQLSVSDEGRGMDKTMLENIFDPFYTTKEKGTGLGLLLVQSVVDEHQGQVTVESEEGKGTIFIVDFDLSNNTYIDNISLINHFNDSMEKTS; from the coding sequence GTGGAAACTCATATTAATCATTTATTAGAGGGATTATTTCAGCAAGCAGATGAATTAATTATTGCGTTAAATTGTTCTAGGAAAATAGAGTTCATGAATACGAAAGCTGCGGAAGCTCTTCAAATATCAAATACTATATCAAGCCATTTACAATTAACAGATGAATCAATTTTGGAATGGACTCATTTTATTGAAAAGCTGCAACATGAACCAACGGCAAGTTGTTCGATTACGATTATTAATCAAGAGAAAAGTGAAATAAATGTAAAAATGATTGGTAATCTTATTAAAGATAAGCAACTTATTTTTGGTAGAGTCACATTGTGTCATACAGCGAAAAAAGAACGTACGGAAATTAATGATTTTGTTCCGTTACAACAGTTGATTAATGGTATTTCGAATGGGGTATTATTAACAAGTTTAAATGGCAAAATTTCAGTAGCCAATCATACTGCTCTGGAGCTATTAAATCGAGATTTCCGACAAATTGAAAATAGAAGTCATGATTGTTTATTTGAAGATTGCAGTTATGAATCTCACTTAATTTTCAATTATTATGATAAATTATTAAAAAAAGAGACGGCTAAGATTATTGTAAAGAAGTATGATGAGAGTGGAAGAATTAAGTACCTTCATTTTGAGAGTAGAGTGGATGAAGTGTTAGGTGTTTTATTTACAACCATTACAGATCAAAGTGAGAAAATATTACTTCTAGAAAAGGTTGAGCATCAAAAAACATTGACGATTGTAGGGCAAAATGTCGCAACAATTGCACATGAAATACGTAACCCTATGACTTCGATTCAAGGATTTTTGCAGATGATTCGAGTCTATTCCGATGAACAAAATCATGAATATTTTAATATTGTCGAATCTGAATTGCAGCGGATGGACGATTTATTAAAAGATTTATTGGACTTCTCAAAACCTAAAAAACTCGATTTAGCCTATGTAAATTTAAAAAATATTATGCATGAAGTTATCGATATTTTGCAACCAAAAGCAATTTTATCGAATACAATTATTGAATGTGAATACGATGATATCGGAGAACCAATTATGTACGGAAATGAAAATCGTCTTAAGCAAATGATGATTAATCTCGTTAAAAATGCACTTGAGTCTGTAGAAGACGGTGGTTATGTTCGCGTGTATCTTGGATATAAGTCAAAAGATTGTATCCAACTATCAGTTTCCGATGAGGGGCGAGGAATGGATAAAACGATGCTTGAAAATATTTTTGATCCGTTTTATACAACAAAAGAAAAAGGGACAGGCTTAGGGCTTTTACTTGTACAATCAGTTGTGGATGAGCACCAAGGACAAGTTACTGTTGAAAGTGAAGAGGGGAAAGGGACTATATTTATTGTTGATTTTGATCTTTCCAATAATACCTATATCGATAATATTAGCTTAATCAATCATTTTAATGATTCAATGGAGAAAACTTCATAG
- a CDS encoding MarR family winged helix-turn-helix transcriptional regulator, with translation MASDEIKQSLKLFIVLSRAHKAITESTNQFIQKQGVNPTEFAVLELLYHKGRQPLQQIGNKILLASGSITYVVDKLEKRGYLARISCPSDRRVTYAEITDAGNAFMGELFPEHEQKLHDLLSVLSSEEKETAIELLKKLGLSIKDLSY, from the coding sequence ATGGCATCAGATGAAATTAAACAATCCTTAAAACTATTTATCGTACTTTCAAGAGCTCATAAAGCAATTACTGAGTCTACAAATCAATTTATTCAAAAACAAGGTGTAAATCCTACAGAATTCGCAGTACTGGAGTTACTTTATCATAAAGGACGTCAGCCGCTTCAACAAATTGGTAATAAGATTTTATTAGCGAGTGGTTCTATCACATATGTTGTGGATAAATTAGAGAAACGTGGTTATTTAGCCCGTATTTCGTGCCCGAGTGATCGTCGTGTGACATACGCGGAAATAACAGATGCGGGTAATGCTTTTATGGGAGAATTATTTCCAGAGCATGAACAAAAATTACATGATCTATTAAGTGTCCTGTCGAGTGAAGAAAAGGAAACAGCAATAGAGCTACTAAAAAAGCTTGGCTTATCAATTAAAGATTTATCCTATTAA
- a CDS encoding chemotaxis protein produces MKKGMTILGSVLLLSMLLAACNTDTKDVPETSATIPDEQLDQTNPDETNTDDQSTSTSKDQQPEDKTTTSLITYTSKGQIVQQEAQTSTSEQSNYSIQHPANFTLVAEEPGKDSLYLKEDDTLSMGIEVLDKAEVSFEDVKTNAMETMAAIAPEGKYDELDLTTSLQDQKGLLQSVGYETVLEADKVQIIVLEHENKLIKLTIYDTAEADLMDAFLQMGLTIH; encoded by the coding sequence ATGAAAAAAGGTATGACGATTTTAGGTTCTGTACTTTTACTATCTATGCTATTAGCAGCGTGTAATACAGACACAAAGGACGTTCCCGAAACATCGGCAACGATTCCTGATGAACAACTAGATCAAACAAATCCTGATGAAACGAACACTGACGATCAATCAACAAGTACATCAAAAGATCAACAACCAGAAGATAAAACGACAACATCACTTATTACGTATACATCCAAAGGACAAATTGTGCAGCAAGAAGCGCAAACTTCTACAAGTGAGCAATCAAACTACAGTATTCAACATCCAGCGAATTTCACGCTAGTTGCTGAAGAACCTGGTAAAGATTCACTTTATCTTAAAGAGGATGATACGTTATCGATGGGTATTGAAGTTTTAGACAAAGCGGAAGTGTCTTTTGAAGATGTAAAAACAAATGCTATGGAAACAATGGCAGCAATCGCCCCAGAAGGAAAATATGATGAGCTTGATTTAACAACCTCATTACAAGATCAAAAGGGTTTACTACAATCAGTAGGCTATGAAACAGTGCTAGAAGCGGATAAGGTACAAATCATTGTCCTAGAACATGAAAATAAATTAATCAAGCTGACAATTTATGACACAGCTGAAGCCGATTTAATGGATGCATTTTTACAAATGGGCTTAACAATACATTAA
- a CDS encoding CPBP family intramembrane glutamic endopeptidase codes for MKNHKQTILLLLALFFIYSMMFYTFHEKAIFWYLYTFTLLVGIAISLVASKFEDRLPTWQYLLFGIGYGTIIYGLVKLGALLLPFINAGFSNEIAKFLKVYGPENIFHYLMLIFIIATGEEMFWRGYVQQQLKRFTSPMWAVFVSTLLFSLSLAISGFIPGAMAAMVAGLILGALYEWKKSLPLIIVSHVVFVLLLFLVLPLT; via the coding sequence ATGAAAAATCATAAACAAACTATTTTACTCCTTCTGGCTTTGTTTTTTATTTACAGTATGATGTTCTACACGTTTCATGAAAAAGCAATTTTCTGGTATTTATATACCTTTACGCTACTCGTTGGAATTGCAATTTCTTTAGTTGCAAGTAAATTTGAAGATCGACTACCGACATGGCAATATTTATTATTCGGTATTGGATATGGCACAATCATTTATGGCTTAGTGAAATTAGGCGCTCTATTATTACCATTCATAAATGCTGGTTTCTCAAATGAAATCGCTAAATTTTTGAAGGTTTATGGTCCCGAAAATATTTTTCATTACCTTATGTTGATTTTTATTATTGCAACAGGAGAAGAAATGTTTTGGCGAGGCTATGTACAGCAACAGTTAAAACGCTTTACCTCTCCTATGTGGGCCGTATTCGTTTCAACGCTCCTATTCTCGTTATCATTAGCAATTAGCGGATTTATCCCTGGTGCAATGGCAGCAATGGTTGCAGGTTTAATACTAGGTGCTCTATATGAATGGAAAAAAAGTTTACCATTAATTATCGTTTCACATGTCGTTTTCGTTTTATTATTATTTTTAGTACTACCATTAACATGA
- a CDS encoding YkvS family protein: MRIAEVGNIIEFKDGLKGIVEKVNENSVIVDITMMENFHDLEMEGKTVVNHKRYKILNAQE, encoded by the coding sequence ATGAGAATTGCAGAAGTTGGAAATATTATCGAGTTTAAAGATGGCCTCAAAGGAATAGTCGAAAAAGTAAATGAAAACTCTGTAATAGTAGATATTACAATGATGGAGAACTTCCATGACTTAGAAATGGAAGGAAAAACAGTTGTAAATCATAAACGTTATAAGATTTTAAATGCTCAAGAATAA
- a CDS encoding aspartyl-phosphate phosphatase Spo0E family protein, which translates to MDDAILIALEAKRQLMIKSGMENGLQSLETINLSKQVDRLINAFEEQQQRENTPNYFRQSN; encoded by the coding sequence TTGGACGACGCAATATTAATAGCACTCGAAGCTAAGCGGCAGTTAATGATAAAGTCTGGCATGGAAAATGGGCTGCAAAGTTTAGAAACAATTAATTTAAGTAAACAAGTCGACCGTCTAATTAATGCATTTGAAGAGCAACAACAACGTGAAAATACACCTAATTATTTTAGACAATCAAATTAA
- a CDS encoding VanW family protein, with the protein MKKNFIPLIILSSVVLASCLDFSEKEERKVEEVQQVAQYENAVIEEKGNNETVITQPVEIKLIDPNTTTVIKTIVPTDLGYEKDFTAYVKEIEQIAKELARGSATVVGYDQKMVLDKLGEDGKIIKGSPLVILKESELVEKILATSDKSATVTLPLYITESNYSAANIESLDDVVIASYTTYFKTSNAGRNKNIELSAKAIHNLIVGSGDFFSFNLNVGPRDVENGYQPAPEIINKKLVMGIGGGICQTSSTLFNAVDQVHIATLERHHHSLDVGYVPKERDATVSYGTLDYRFQNISGVPFIVKAIYRKGSLTIELRTSKDYVEMLKKN; encoded by the coding sequence ATGAAAAAAAACTTTATACCACTGATTATTCTGAGTTCTGTTGTGTTAGCAAGTTGTTTAGACTTTTCTGAGAAAGAGGAGCGGAAAGTTGAGGAAGTCCAGCAAGTAGCCCAATATGAAAATGCTGTCATAGAAGAAAAGGGTAATAACGAAACAGTGATTACACAGCCCGTTGAAATTAAATTAATTGATCCAAATACGACTACAGTAATTAAAACAATTGTGCCGACAGATCTCGGTTACGAAAAGGATTTCACAGCCTACGTAAAAGAAATCGAACAGATCGCAAAAGAATTAGCCAGAGGATCGGCAACTGTAGTAGGCTATGATCAGAAAATGGTGCTTGATAAACTAGGGGAAGATGGCAAGATTATTAAGGGGAGTCCTCTAGTTATATTAAAAGAAAGTGAATTAGTGGAAAAAATATTAGCTACATCTGATAAAAGTGCGACGGTTACATTGCCTTTGTATATAACGGAAAGCAATTATAGTGCTGCCAACATCGAAAGCCTGGACGATGTAGTCATTGCCTCGTATACAACTTATTTTAAAACTTCTAATGCTGGGAGAAATAAAAATATCGAGCTTTCAGCAAAGGCGATTCACAATCTCATTGTCGGTAGTGGTGATTTCTTTTCTTTTAATTTGAATGTTGGACCTAGAGATGTAGAAAATGGCTACCAACCAGCGCCTGAAATTATTAATAAAAAGCTTGTAATGGGGATTGGCGGAGGAATTTGCCAAACATCGTCCACGCTTTTTAACGCGGTTGATCAAGTGCATATTGCCACGTTAGAAAGACATCATCATTCATTAGATGTAGGCTATGTACCGAAAGAAAGAGATGCAACGGTCTCCTATGGCACACTAGATTATCGTTTTCAAAATATAAGTGGGGTGCCTTTTATTGTAAAAGCGATTTATAGAAAGGGCTCGCTCACTATAGAATTAAGAACATCAAAGGATTATGTGGAGATGCTGAAAAAGAATTAA